One Desulfonatronum thiodismutans DNA segment encodes these proteins:
- a CDS encoding NAD(P)/FAD-dependent oxidoreductase — MQSFDSVIIGGGPAGMTAALYLLRSGASVAMVERLAPGGQILTTEWIENYPGHPKGVKGYELADLMADHLKDFSYTTLRQEVRSIEHQGPGRNLVHLDEETIQAKVVMICSGVAWKHLGLEREDYFTGRGISYCALCDANFFRGQAVAAVGGGNTALEESIYLSKIVAKVYLIHRRDAFRADKILQERIKNIPNIECVMQSVATELVGDTELKGLRVTHLPDGAQRLLDVSGLFVFVGSTPLTSFVPETLTLSPARFIVTDQEMTTNLPGIYAAGDVRDKLCRQVATAVGDGATAAHSASLFLDSL; from the coding sequence ATGCAATCTTTTGACTCGGTCATCATCGGGGGCGGTCCGGCGGGAATGACGGCCGCCCTCTATTTATTGCGCTCCGGAGCCTCCGTGGCCATGGTGGAGCGCCTCGCTCCCGGCGGCCAGATCCTGACCACGGAATGGATTGAAAACTACCCCGGCCACCCCAAGGGCGTGAAGGGCTATGAGTTAGCCGACCTGATGGCTGATCACCTCAAAGATTTCTCCTACACGACCCTGCGCCAGGAAGTCCGGTCCATCGAACACCAGGGCCCCGGGCGCAACCTCGTGCATCTGGACGAGGAAACCATTCAGGCCAAGGTCGTGATGATCTGCTCCGGCGTGGCCTGGAAGCACTTGGGGCTGGAGCGGGAAGATTACTTCACCGGGCGGGGGATTTCGTATTGTGCCCTGTGCGATGCCAATTTCTTCAGGGGCCAGGCCGTTGCCGCGGTGGGCGGCGGCAATACGGCTTTAGAGGAATCCATCTATCTTTCCAAAATCGTCGCCAAGGTGTACCTGATCCACCGCCGGGACGCCTTCCGGGCCGACAAGATTCTTCAGGAACGGATCAAGAACATCCCGAATATCGAGTGCGTGATGCAGTCCGTGGCCACCGAACTCGTAGGCGACACGGAGCTTAAAGGTCTTCGGGTAACGCATCTGCCCGACGGCGCCCAGCGCCTTCTGGACGTCTCCGGGCTGTTCGTCTTCGTGGGGTCCACCCCATTGACCAGTTTTGTTCCCGAAACGCTGACCCTCTCCCCGGCGCGCTTCATCGTCACTGATCAGGAAATGACCACCAATTTGCCGGGAATTTACGCCGCGGGCGATGTTCGCGACAAGCTTTGCCGCCAGGTGGCCACGGCCGTGGGAGACGGTGCCACGGCCGCCCATTCCGCATCCCTTTTTCTGGACTCTCTGTGA